From a single Photobacterium gaetbulicola Gung47 genomic region:
- a CDS encoding anti-sigma-factor antagonist (COG1366), whose protein sequence is MRYETFHQGQCTILQIKEERFDAKLAPSFREEVEKLSSGIGGHLVLDLSEVRFMDSSGLGAVMAVYKMLRGKKISVVNPQRAVKELLKLTRMDKLITSFDTIEDAVATMA, encoded by the coding sequence ATGCGATATGAAACTTTCCACCAAGGTCAATGCACGATTCTTCAAATAAAAGAAGAACGTTTTGATGCCAAGTTAGCACCAAGTTTTAGGGAAGAAGTCGAGAAACTGTCATCGGGTATTGGTGGCCATCTCGTGCTAGATTTGTCAGAAGTCCGTTTTATGGATAGCAGTGGGCTCGGTGCTGTGATGGCCGTATATAAAATGCTGCGAGGGAAGAAGATCAGCGTAGTAAATCCACAGCGTGCTGTTAAGGAGTTACTTAAATTAACCCGTATGGACAAGCTGATCACCAGCTTTGACACGATAGAAGATGCTGTCGCAACCATGGCATAA
- a CDS encoding nucleotidyl transferase (COG1109,COG1208), which yields MKGMILAAGKGTRVRPITQIIPKPMIPILGKPVMESMIQLFASHGIDKIVVNTSHLAEVIENYFGDGHHFNVQLSFSYEGEIVDGHFVSKALGSAGGMRKIQDFSGFFDETFVVVCGDAWIDLDLTEAVRRHKQHGGIATIVTRDVAPEEVSKYGVVVTDNYGKVTSFQEKPLVEEALSTQINTGIYIFEPAIFDYIPAEQEYDIGSELFPKLVESNVDFYATSMEFQWLDVGNISDIWAVTSDIMKGKVPGYPVPGTQVKPGIWVGINTVFDIDSCDITPPVIVSSGCEIQPGAIIEGPVVIGANCKVESGAVIKQSLVSEYIHVASAAYVQDKTVFGDYFISHDGYTQSLNELKAVNILNDRRQVQPMMGTLGSISTYVPSGSDKEDEILN from the coding sequence ATGAAAGGAATGATCCTCGCCGCAGGGAAAGGAACACGTGTTAGGCCGATTACCCAAATTATCCCCAAGCCAATGATCCCGATTTTGGGTAAGCCCGTGATGGAATCCATGATTCAGCTGTTTGCATCACACGGCATTGATAAGATTGTAGTTAACACCAGCCATTTGGCCGAAGTTATCGAGAATTATTTTGGCGATGGCCATCATTTCAATGTCCAGCTTTCATTTTCCTACGAAGGTGAAATTGTTGACGGCCACTTTGTCAGCAAGGCACTCGGCTCCGCTGGTGGGATGCGAAAGATCCAGGATTTTTCAGGATTTTTTGATGAGACCTTTGTCGTTGTCTGTGGCGATGCATGGATTGACTTGGATCTCACCGAAGCAGTTCGCCGCCATAAACAACACGGTGGTATTGCGACGATTGTGACCCGTGATGTTGCGCCGGAAGAAGTGTCTAAGTATGGCGTGGTGGTAACGGATAATTACGGGAAAGTGACCAGTTTCCAAGAAAAACCGTTGGTAGAAGAAGCGCTGTCGACCCAAATTAATACCGGTATCTATATCTTTGAGCCAGCAATCTTCGATTATATCCCTGCCGAACAGGAATACGATATCGGCAGTGAGCTATTCCCCAAGCTGGTGGAAAGTAACGTCGACTTTTATGCGACTAGTATGGAGTTCCAATGGTTGGATGTCGGTAATATCAGTGATATCTGGGCCGTAACTAGCGATATCATGAAAGGGAAAGTGCCTGGCTATCCCGTACCTGGGACACAAGTCAAACCGGGTATTTGGGTGGGTATCAACACGGTTTTTGATATTGATAGCTGTGATATTACGCCTCCGGTGATTGTCAGCAGTGGTTGCGAAATCCAGCCCGGAGCGATCATTGAAGGCCCTGTTGTTATTGGGGCAAATTGCAAAGTGGAATCGGGCGCAGTGATAAAGCAGAGCTTAGTGAGTGAATATATCCATGTTGCCTCAGCTGCCTATGTTCAAGATAAAACCGTGTTCGGCGATTACTTCATCAGTCATGATGGTTATACCCAGTCTTTGAATGAACTCAAGGCGGTCAATATTCTCAATGATCGGCGCCAAGTACAGCCTATGATGGGAACTTTGGGAAGCATTTCTACTTATGTCCCCTCAGGATCCGATAAAGAGGATGAAATTCTTAACTAA
- a CDS encoding Anti-sigma F factor antagonist, putative (COG2172): MDIVTERFSKLYSSSPDVSRDIAEDMQEYLRGNQISQAIIDQVELCLVEVVNNAYEHAYQYSNEQPIECSCFFNSDNELVFEVSDYGKSMSKEEFNRAVSGEFIEPDPDDPETWTTSGRGFIIVVQLTDNLEYIKNGNKNTFKIFKRAL; the protein is encoded by the coding sequence ATGGATATAGTTACTGAGCGGTTTAGTAAGCTGTACAGCAGTTCTCCGGATGTATCACGTGATATTGCTGAAGATATGCAGGAATACTTGCGAGGAAACCAAATCTCGCAAGCAATCATTGATCAAGTTGAACTATGCCTTGTGGAAGTGGTGAATAATGCCTACGAGCATGCTTATCAGTATTCCAATGAACAACCAATAGAATGCTCATGCTTTTTTAACTCCGATAACGAGTTGGTCTTTGAAGTATCAGACTATGGCAAGTCAATGAGCAAGGAGGAGTTTAACCGCGCAGTTAGTGGTGAGTTTATTGAACCTGATCCTGATGATCCTGAAACATGGACCACATCGGGACGGGGATTCATTATTGTCGTTCAACTTACTGACAATCTTGAATATATTAAAAATGGTAATAAAAACACATTTAAAATATTTAAACGCGCTCTATAA
- a CDS encoding putative glycoside hydrolase family protein (COG3250) encodes MRIILLLTLFSLSSCASFSLNNDWFVNNESLNGNWRLEIIDDENRVRQFSVSVPGHWKTSGFNYAGAAYYDRQFELDNLGKLSRYWLEFDGVDYESVVTVNGKYVSRQTGYFVPHHMEVTGLVQRGGNALSVWVNSPNEPQTKDWSLRKSLIKGVLNHHDTRPGGAWSERGQDWNSGGIWGDVILRQTGPIALDTLKVRSKVHHIDNYITSARVELAVDSTHVAIATVEMVLKRQGDFQSERYTVEQEVTAGQNSLVLNIPKAARELWWPWDWGQPTLYDLTVSVFIDGQLSDKKTVAFGFREIALDSETKQFLVNGKPYFIRGTNYIASQWLGEVAVEQYRQDLDLMKEANINGVRVHAHVAGKAFYELADQAGLVVWQDFPLQWGYSDTPSFAIEAARQARAMTDLLFNHPSIAFWAGHNEPPWDASWMQYKYPSYQPEQNKLLSERVYQALLNAEDGRVVRKASYTHEHPWLGWYSGSYKDYRTYQPSMIVSEFGAQAMPNWAMMQEILDGQADWPMSNDMLNTLGYHNYQHHETVNIAHIQQGESLSQFWNNSQEYQRLVTKFAAEHLRLNKEEGVAAIYQFMFVDSWPSVTWSVLDVDRVPKPGYDALKESYQPVLAIAQVDLTALQPSLTLSVINDSLISFNDASLVVTNSYNQQSWKFEGLNIAANSLVEVANQQPIDGLASYLTLELRDNKGETVSINRYLAQDLEG; translated from the coding sequence ATGAGAATAATACTGTTGCTGACGTTATTCTCATTATCTTCTTGTGCTTCTTTTTCATTAAATAATGATTGGTTTGTTAATAATGAATCATTAAATGGAAACTGGCGCCTAGAGATAATTGATGATGAAAACAGGGTCAGACAGTTCAGTGTTTCTGTACCTGGACATTGGAAGACATCAGGATTCAATTATGCAGGCGCCGCTTACTATGACAGGCAGTTTGAACTGGATAACCTAGGTAAATTAAGCCGGTATTGGCTTGAGTTTGATGGTGTTGATTATGAGTCTGTTGTTACTGTTAATGGAAAATACGTTTCACGCCAAACGGGTTATTTTGTTCCCCACCATATGGAAGTCACCGGCCTCGTTCAGCGTGGTGGGAATGCTCTAAGTGTATGGGTCAATAGCCCGAATGAGCCGCAAACAAAAGATTGGTCTTTGCGTAAATCCTTGATCAAGGGAGTGCTGAATCATCATGACACCCGTCCGGGGGGGGCTTGGTCCGAACGAGGGCAAGACTGGAACTCTGGAGGTATATGGGGGGATGTCATTTTGAGGCAAACTGGCCCAATAGCGCTAGATACGCTTAAGGTTAGGTCGAAGGTTCACCATATCGATAATTACATTACTTCGGCAAGGGTCGAGCTGGCGGTAGACTCGACCCACGTGGCGATAGCAACAGTAGAAATGGTGCTAAAGCGGCAGGGAGACTTTCAATCTGAAAGATATACCGTTGAACAAGAGGTTACAGCGGGTCAAAACTCGCTTGTGCTTAATATTCCAAAAGCGGCCCGGGAGCTTTGGTGGCCGTGGGATTGGGGTCAGCCAACGCTTTATGATCTTACCGTTTCTGTTTTCATTGATGGCCAATTGTCGGATAAAAAAACCGTTGCTTTTGGCTTTAGGGAGATAGCGCTAGACAGTGAAACGAAACAGTTTCTGGTGAATGGGAAACCCTATTTTATCAGGGGAACCAATTATATCGCCAGTCAATGGCTGGGTGAGGTAGCTGTCGAACAGTATCGGCAAGATCTCGACTTGATGAAAGAGGCCAATATCAATGGTGTTCGTGTCCACGCCCATGTGGCTGGTAAGGCATTTTATGAGTTGGCAGATCAAGCCGGCTTGGTGGTTTGGCAGGATTTTCCATTGCAATGGGGATATAGCGACACGCCCAGTTTTGCAATTGAGGCGGCCCGACAAGCTAGAGCGATGACAGACTTATTGTTTAACCACCCTTCGATTGCATTTTGGGCGGGTCACAACGAACCGCCGTGGGATGCCTCCTGGATGCAGTACAAGTATCCCTCATATCAACCGGAACAGAATAAGCTGTTGTCAGAGAGAGTATACCAAGCGCTTTTGAATGCAGAAGACGGCAGGGTAGTGCGCAAGGCCTCCTATACCCATGAACACCCGTGGTTAGGTTGGTACTCGGGTTCCTATAAAGATTACCGGACTTACCAACCCTCGATGATTGTCAGTGAGTTTGGCGCACAGGCAATGCCGAATTGGGCAATGATGCAAGAAATCCTCGATGGGCAAGCGGATTGGCCTATGAGTAACGATATGTTGAACACCCTTGGCTACCATAATTACCAGCATCATGAAACAGTGAATATTGCTCATATTCAACAAGGTGAATCGCTATCACAGTTCTGGAATAATTCACAGGAATATCAAAGGCTAGTAACCAAATTTGCTGCCGAGCACCTAAGGTTGAATAAAGAGGAGGGGGTTGCCGCGATATATCAATTTATGTTTGTCGATAGCTGGCCATCGGTTACTTGGTCCGTATTGGATGTCGATAGGGTACCTAAGCCGGGTTATGACGCTTTGAAGGAGTCATATCAGCCAGTATTGGCTATTGCGCAAGTTGACCTGACAGCCTTGCAGCCCTCGCTGACGTTGAGCGTGATTAATGACTCTCTCATCAGTTTTAATGATGCCTCATTGGTGGTGACTAACAGCTATAACCAGCAGAGCTGGAAATTCGAAGGGCTTAACATTGCTGCTAATTCGTTGGTTGAGGTTGCAAATCAGCAGCCTATAGACGGTTTGGCTTCTTATTTGACGTTGGAGCTTAGGGATAACAAGGGCGAAACAGTGAGTATTAACCGCTACCTTGCACAGGATTTGGAAGGCTAG